In Providencia alcalifaciens, the sequence TGAGTTTTGAATGCCCTATAAAATGCAAAAGCCAAGTTAATTATTTAGCTTGGCTTTTATTTTAGCGATTCTCTGAGAGTCTTTTTAATATATCGAATGATATTGGCACCAGAGCCAACCTAAATTTGAATGGCTTAGTTATGGCGTTGAGCGTTTCGACAGAGAGATTCCCTCGGTTGTTTTCAATATCAGAGATAGTTTTTCGTGAAACTCCAACCAATTTGGCAAACTGCTCTTGGTTTAAATTAAGAAATTTCTTTCTTAGTTGTTGAATGCCCTCCCCAATAGTGATTTCTCCATGAAGTAATTTTGTGGATATTTCTAGATAATAGCGTTCCCTGCTTTCCAGTATTGGTTTGCGCTCGTTCTGAATATGGCTTTTTAATTTTAATTGTTCGGTTGAATTACCCCGATTAATGTGTAAATCGTGCAGTTCTTCTCTCCGCTCCTGTTTTTTGATCCGCTCGATTTCTGTGATCATTTCTAGTTTTTTATCGGTCATACTAACCCCCATCGTGTTAATTTTTCAGGGATAAAATCAAATCCAAAAGTTGGCATGTTGAGAATACTGTCGGGAACACCGCGTTTCTGTAGCCTTTCTTTTAAGCCGACTAATTGAGTTGCAGTTCTTTTTATCTCTTTGATAATAATGTTTACATCAGCTAAATCAGAGAATGATTTTGCAATACCAATATAATCAAACTCACCAGCTTGCTCATATTGTGTAGACCATTTTGCCGTACGTGAAATACCTTCAGGGTCGGCTTTCATTGGTGCAAAATCATAAATTGGGGCAAATTTTATTTGGTTATCAAACAGAATAAAGGACGTATTTCGGCCATGATTATCACTATTACCAAAAATAACGTTTAGCAAGTCTCGGTTTATCCATTCCGCTATATATTCTTCTCGGGTAAATGCTGATTTTATATTGTTATTTTCAATAAGTTGCAGTAAATCTCTGATCATTTTTTCATTATGCAAAGATGCTCCTGGCCCCATATTTAAAATAGAATATACAGATTGTATTGAGGGCTTGCTGATGACATCTCTGGAGCGTTGGATATCAAAGCGAGGTAGCCATAAGGAAGGGATATTACTTTCAAGGAGCTTCATGGTCGCTGTTTCTATGGTATTAAAACCCAGAGCAGCCAATTCATGGTAGTAATGAAATTCGGTACGTAGAATATCGCAATCTATTGGACTTCGACTTCCCCTCGGATATTTCACTAGATAAGCAAGGTCGTCTGGGCGATATGAATAGTCTTGATGATAATCTATCCAGATATGGTCATCGTCAGTATAGCGAAGCAATAGCTTTGGTGCTTCACCTCCTGCCCCCGTAGCGCCTCCCGCAATTCCTCCTTTTTCATGAGCATAATCTAAAAAGTCAGAAGACCTTTCGGTGACATCGCTGAGTGTAAAAAATAGCTCTTTTTTCTCTAATTGGTCATCGATTGATTCTTTTGATCTTAAATTACCAATAGGGGCAGCAGTGGCATATTTTAGCAGGATGTAATCTTGAGCGTTTGTACTGAGGTTTTTAATATCAAGCTTTTGAACCCAAAAACGTCGACTAGCGCCGCTAGGGAGTAGGTCATCTAAAAAATGGTTTTCTTTATTAAAATCATAAGGAAATAATTGTGTTGGGTAATTTATTGACACGGAGTGATTATCACATAAATTTAAATTCTCTAATGCGTAATCAAAACTGTAATTAACCCGAGACACCTTAAAATCACTTGAAAATTCAATAGATGCAACATCTATCCATTTCTGCTCAATGTATGCTTCAAGAGTGATATTTTTTAAGTCATCCACATCGTTGCTCCTCAAAAGATTTATTGCAGTCTATTGAGTAGTATAGTGCTCATTTTTTATGAGTCAAAGGCTATTATGAGTAATATATTACTCTTTTATGTTTATTGGTTTTGACTAAGTGAGATGGGAACCAAGAGAGATGATTGAAAAATAGATAAAGTAGGATGTTTTTATGATCAATTTGCTTAATCGATAAATTGAAAAAATAACCTTAATAATCCTCAATTAGGGCTGTTCAGTTGCCTCAATAATGATTAAAGTAAATTTAATGAATAACTAAGAGGACAATTTATGCTGTATATCTTCGATATGGGTAATGTGATTATTGATATCGACTTCAATCGTGTGTTTGATAAGTGGTCTGAACTAAGTGGTACCCCAAGTTCAGAAATCAAAAAGCGATTTACTTTTGGCAATATCTTCCAACTTCATGAGTGTGGCAAAATTTCAGATATCGAATTTGCTGAACTGCTCTGTGAAGAGATGGGTATCACCCTAAGCTTTGAAGATTTTGCGGAAGGCTGGCACTCAATTTTCATCTCACTAAGACCAGAAGTCATTGATATTATGGAACGTCTGCGTGAGCAAGGTCATCGCGTTGTCGTGTTATCTAACACCAATCGCCTGCACCTTGATTATTGGCCAGAACACTACCCTGAAATTGCAGCGTCCTCTGACTTCCTATATCTATCCCAAGATTTAGGCATGCGTAAGCCAGACCCAGAAATTTTCAAATATGTTCTGGAATCTGAAGAATTTGAAGCAGCTGATGCGGTGTTCTTTGATGATGTAGAAGAAAACGTAAAAGCAGCTGAAGCACTTGGCATCAAAGGTGTTCATGTCTTGAATAAAGACACCGTTCCTGAATATTTTCGTACTTACGACTTTAGTGCCGAAGTAGAATAATCCAGTTCTTAATAAGGAGTAATGGCGACGTTACTCCTTTTTTATCGAGTCCCCATGATTGCATTAATCCAAAGAGTCACTCACGCGAGTGTCGTTGTTGATGAAAAAACAGTAGGGCAAATTGGCCCTGGTCTTTTAGTTCTGCTCGGTGTTGAAAAAGACGATGATGAGCAGAAAGCAAAACGCCTTTGTGAGAAAGTCCTTGGATATCGTATTTTTAGCGATGAACAGGGCAAAATGAACCTTAACGTTCAACAAGCAGGCGGAAGCTTATTAGTGGTTTCACAGTTTACATTGGCCGCAGATACCAAGAAAGGAATGCGCCCAAGTTTCTCCGGCGGAGCGGAACCGGCGAAAGCGGATCAGTTGTATCAATATTTTGTTGAGCAAAGCCGTGCACAAGGCATCGCGACAGAAACGGGTGAATTTGCGGCGGACATGCAAGTTAATTTGACCAATGATGGTCCAGTCACTTTTTGGCTTCAAGTGTAGAAAAATCGCTTAAGGGAGGGGGAGAGATGTACCACCTACGGACACCGAAAGATGAACTTGAATTCGCTGCATACTACCAATTTCGTTGGTCAATGCTGCGAGAACCGTTCAAACAACCCCTTGGCTCTGAAAAGGACGGTTATGATTTAACCGCTCACCATCAAATGGTGGTCGATGAAAAAAATCGCATTTTGGCCATTGGGCGCCTGTATATTAATGCCGATAATGAAGGCGCTATTCGTTTTCTCGCCGTTAACCCTGTCATGCAAGGCAAGGGCTTAGGCAAACTTATTATTATGGCGCTTGAAACTATTGCAAGGCGTGAAGGCGTTAAACGCATCGTTTCCAGTGTTCGAGAAGAAGCCGTACCTTTCTTCGCTAAAATGGGTTTTGAAAGTCGTGGCGAAGTCACTGGGGAGCTGAAAACCCCTGTTCGACACTATTTGATGATCAAACCGATTGAAACCCTTGACCAAATTCTCCATCGTCCGGATTGGTGCGGTGAGCTTCAGCAAGCTTGGCACAAGCATATTCCATTGAGTGAAAAAATGGGTGTACGTATTGAACAGTACACAGGAAAGCGCTTTGTGACGACAATGCCAGAAGCAGGGAACCAAAATCCTCATAATACTATTTTTGCTGGAAGCCAGTTTTCTCTTGCCACTTTAACTGGCTGGGGAATGATTTGGTTACTGCTGCAAGAGCATCAATTAGGCGGTGAAATTGTTCTGGTAGATGCCAATATTCGCTATGCAAAGCCCGTTAGTGGACGCCCAACTGCAGTGGCTGATCTCTCACATCTTAGCGGGGATTTAGACCGTCTTGCCCGAGGAAGTAAAGCGCGGGTGAAACTCGAAGTGCATGTGAGCAATGCAGAAAATCAAGTGGGTGCGGTATTTAGCGGTGTCTATATGGTGCTACCAGAAACCAAAAAAGAGGAAAGCGCTTAATGCCGTTAGGTGGTGAATTGTTTTCAGTTGAATCATAGTTTTCAAGTGGATAATCGAAAAAGCAGGCTACCCGAAGGGGCGAGCCTGCTTTTTATTATTTATTAATTCACTACTTTATTGCGTAACAATATCAGGAACATGCCTATCAACAGGGTAGGTATTTTCTGTTGGTGCAGTGTGTGATTCTGGTGCTTGCTCTACAGCGACGACGCCAGACGCCACATGACCATCAATCACAGTGCGCAGCAGAGTGCTTCCTTGAAGCGGCTTAGCGGTTAACTTTCCATTAAGGCTTGATGCTAGCGGTGATGCGAGTAAATCCCCTTGTAATGATGCCTCGAAATCTCCCCACATTTGTGGTGAAAAGCCTGACCAGCCCCATTGGTTTAAATTACCTAAATCAATGTTAGTGCCTGATGCTCGTAATTCAAAAGGTGCTTTATTCGGCTCTTGCTGTGCCAGTAAACCGATTTTTGCGATACCACGGTCAACGCTGCCGCTGAGACTGACGGCGGTGCGGCCATGACTTCCTGCAATCTCTAAAAGTGGACGGCGGATCATCACTTGGTTGATGGTACCAGCATCGGCATTGAAGGTAGCCTGTCCCTTCCAAATTCCCCATTGTTTTTGTTTGATCAGGTCAACATAGCGAACGCTACCGCTCAACGCGGTAAATTCGAAAGGAAACTCAGGTTGGATATTCATCAGCAAAGATTGCGTAACGGTGAAGTTATCAATGGAGAATGTGGATAACCACTCTGGTGCGGGTTGAGCAAAGAACGACAGCCAGTTATCCGGCAAGGTATACAGAACTCCAGCCAGTGTTCCCTCATTGATGGTCAGTGATTTATTATTACGTTGCCAAATCGCACTGAGGTTAAAAATACCTTTATTGTAGTAGCCTGAGAGCTTATCAATATTGAGATTATCACCGTCAATACTCAGCTCACCGATGAGCGTATCAACCTGTTGGTCTTGGATAACTAATTGATCAACATTGAAATTAATATGGCTTTTGGGGCTACTCCAACTCCCTCTCACTAAGGCAATTTGGTCGACTTCGCTACTCAGACCCGATAGTGCCCAGTCACGCCCTTGAATATCCACATTGGTCAGCTGTAATTGGCTGATTTGCAAAGTTCGGTCACTGTTTATCGCATCAAACAGCGCATCAAAGGTTAAGTCATTCTGCCAGCCCACTTTATTCATCGACAGCTTATCAATGACGATAGAACCATCAGCAAACCATTTTCCTTTACCGGTGATCGCTCCGTTATTAAGATAGCCGCTGACTTGGCTAAAGTCCGTGATTTTTTCTTGTAATTTCCCCGTGATCGCGACATTTCTAAAAGGGAGGGAATTCAAGGTTAGTTGGCTGGTGGTAAAGCGAAAATCACCGTAACCAAATGGATTTTCAGGTGTTGGTTTCCACGGGGTTATTCCCCCTGTAAACCCTGCGACTTGAACGGTGTTTTTGCCTTGAGTTAATTGAATTTGGCTATTTTCAAATTGTAGGACTTTTGCAGAAAGCGGTAGCGGCAATGTGTTATCGGTAAAGTTCGCAGATAGGTCACCTTGGGTGATGGTTAAGCGTTGAATGGCTTCACCACTGAAAATATGTCGCCAATTGATATCCACCACAATTTGCCGAGCGTCCAACTCTAGCTGCTTGTTGCTTGATTCAATCTTAATGTCTTGGAAAATAAATTTACCCGGCTCCGAGAGCTGATGTCCCATAATGCCGGCGTTAATATCGTAAGGTGTAAATTTACTCAGAAGTTGGCTGGCGTAACCTGCTCCCCATCGGGTTTGTAAGGCAATATAACAGGCAAGAAATACAATCAAAAGAAGCAGAAAAATATAGCCGAAAAACCTTAGTAACCCTTTCACGTTTGTCTGCTCCCTTATCAATCAGATGAAAATAGAAATTGCCGACATGTTTAATATATCGGCAATTCAAGGATAGCATACAGAAGAACCGCCGGCGTGTTCAACTCTTGCGGCGGTGAAGGAAACTATTTTTCGGGAGGGAAAATCAAGTTCAGTACAATCGCAGTTAAACCACCGGCAGCAATACCCGATGAGAATAGGGTTTTCAGCCAGTCAGGCGCAAATTGTAGAATGAGAGGCTGTTGAGAAACACCCATTCCCACTGCTAAAGACAATGCAATGATCATAATTGCACGGCGGTTGAGTGCTTCACGAGAAACGATACGCACACCGGATGCAGCGATTGTGCCGAACATCACAATGGTTGCGCCACCCAGAACAGGTTCAGGAATTTGTTGCACAAAACCCGCCACCGCAGGGAATAGACCCAGAATCACTAACATCAACGCCACTAAGTACCCTACATAGCGACTGGCTACGCCAGTTAATTGAATGACGCCATTGTTTTGACCAAAACAGGAGTTAGGGAAAGTATTAAACACCGCGGAGACCATGGAGTTTAGTCCATTCGCTAATACACCGCCTTTAATACGTTTCATATAGAGAGGACCACGTACTGGCTGCTCAGAGACATCCGACGTTGCGGTGATATCACCAATGGTTTCTAACGACGTCACCATGAAAATCAGGATCAGCGGAATGAGTAAATTCCAGTCAAAGGAGAGACCATAATAAAAAGGTTCAGGGATAGTAATCAGAGATTGATTCGCATCACTGGCTTGAGCGGTTGGTAGCATGTTCATCCACCAAGCTGCAAGGTAGCCTACCGCCATTGCAATTACTAAAGATGCGACGCGCAAGTACGGGTTTTTTTGGCGGGTTAGCAGGATAATAACGGCTAACACAATACCTGCAAGAATGAGGTTATCAGGGGAACCAAATGTGTTATCGGCAAGCGCACTGTAACCCCCACCGATTGAGGTTAAACCTACTTGAATCAGTGATAAACCAATGATCATTACCACCACACCAGAAACCAGCGGCGTGATAACTCGACGAGCTAAATGTAAGAAGCGAGACAGGATAACTTCGGTGAGAGCAGCGACCATTAACGTACCGAATAACGCAGCCATCATGGATGGAATATCGGCTCCACCTTGCTTGAGTGCAACACCACCCATAATCAGCGGTGCAACAAAGTTGAAACTGGTGCCTTGAATGGAAAGTAATCCTGAACCAACAGGCCCCCATGCACGGATCTGAATTAGGGAAGCGATTCCTGAAGCAAACAAAGACATGCTGATGATGCGCTGGGTATCATGGGCCGGTAGCCCAAGCGCTTGGCAGATAAGCATTGCGGGGGTAATCACCGCGACAAACATCGCTAATAGATGCTGTCCAGCAGCAAACAGCGCCTGAGGTAAAGGTGGCCTATCTTCAAGGCGATAGATTAGTTCGCTTTGATTTTGTACTGTTTTTTCAACATTTTGTTCTTCAGATGCCGTTGCGTTCATTATTCCAATTCCACTAGCAAAAAACGCATTTTAAATAGAATAATACAAAAAGCAATCGTTTGCGCTAAATAAAAAAGTATTATTTAAATTTATGAGTATCACATTTTTATATGTTTTAACTTGTATTTATCGCCATTTTTTTTTCTAATCCCTGCACCTGCTTTTGGCGTTTTAAGGAAAAAAATAACGTCTAATTAGTTTTAAATAATATTAACAACAGACGAGGTACATAAATGTATCATCTCGATGTCTACGGCACTCTGGTAGCTGCTACGCTCGTGCTATTACTCGGACGTAAACTGGTAAAATCGGTTTCATTTCTTGAAAAGTACACAATCCCTGAACCCGTTGCGGGGGGATTATTAGTTGCTTTTACCCTGTTAGTCGTTAAGCAAGTATTTGATTGGAGTCTCTCCTTCGACTTATCACTGCAAGAGCCGATGATGCTCGCATTCTTTGCGACCATTGGTTTGAATGCTAACTTAGCGAGCTTAAAAGCTGGCGGTAAAGCATTGTTAATCTTTATTTTTGTCGTTGTCGGTTTATTGCTGGTTCAAAATACAGTGGGTATCGCACTGGCGAAATTATTAGGTTTAGACCCTCTGATGGGACTATTAGCCGGCTCAATCACTTTATCCGGTGGGCATGGTACAGGTGCCGCTTGGGGTAAAATCTTTACGGAAGACTATGGTTTCAAAAGTGCAACTGAAGTTGCAATGGCTTGTGCAACCTTTGGTTTAGTCCTCGGGGGGCTTATTGGTGGTCCTGTTGCACGTTTCTTAATTCGCAACATCCCAACACCAGGTACCGCGGATGAGGAGAAAGATGTTCCTACCGCATTTGAAAAGCCACAATCTAACCGCATGATCAACTCGATGGTGTTGATTGAGACTATTGCGTTGATTGCTATCTGTTTACTAGCAGGAAGCTGGATTGCAGGGCTACTATCAGGCACCGCATTTGCACTGCCTAAATTTGTCTGTGTATTGTTCGTCGGTGTTATCTTAAGTAACAGCCTATCTTTACTTGGTTTTTATCGAGTATTTGACCGCGCGGTTTCTGTCATGGGTAACGTCAGCCTATCCTTATTCTTAGCCATGGCATTAATGAGTTTAAAACTGTGGGAATTGGCGTCTTTGGCAATCCCAATGTTAGTCATTCTCGGCGTTCAAGCTTGCGTCATGGCAGGATATGCGATTTTTGTTACCTTCCGTGTGATGGGCAAAAACTATGATGCTGCCATTTTAGCGGCGGGTCACTGTGGTTTCGGTTTAGGGGCAACACCAACCGCTATCGCTAACATGCAAGCGGTGACCGATAAATTTGGTCCATCTCACTTAGCATTCTTAGTAGTGCCTATGGTAGGGGCATTCTTTATCGATATTGTGAATGCGTTAGTGATTAAGTTTTACTTATGGCTACCCGTTTTCCCAACGATTGGTGGCTAGTGCAGAACAAGTATTGAAGTAAATACAAACATATATAACTAAATGTAGAAATAAAGCAGGTATTGCCGTGGACATGGATGTGTTCACGGCAATTTTCATTTTGGGGCAGGAAAAAAGTTAGGGTAGGAAAAAAGGTTTTAAGCGTGGCTATATTGTTCGCGCTCAGGGAGCCAGCGTTCAATAATCTTTTGGGCGTGCTCAGGGTAGTTTTGTTGGATGTGTCGTGCCAGCCGTTGCACTTCTGGCAACATATATTGATCTCGTAGCAAATCCGCCACTTTAAAATCTGCATTTCCTGTCTGCCTTGTACCTAGCAGCTCTCCGGGGCCTCGAATTTCTAAATCTTTTTGAGCAATCACAAAGCCATCGTTGCTATCTCGTAAAACTTGTAAGCGCTGTTTAGCCGTGTGAGTGAGCGGCGTTTTATAAAGTAGCACACAGTGAGATGCAACAGAGCCACGACCAACTCGCCCCCGTAGTTGATGTAATTGTGCTAGTCCAAGCCGCTCGGGGTTATCAATAATCATCAGACTTGCGTTCGGAACATCCACCCCCACTTCGATAACGGTGGTAGCAACAAGTAACTGGATTTCGTTATTCTTAAATGCCGCCATGATGCTCTGTTTTTCGGCGGGCTTCATTCGACCATGAACTAATCCAACTTTGAGTTCAGGGAGTGCCAGCGCGAGTTCTTCGCTGGTAACTTGGGCAGCTTGAGCTTCAAGCACCTCTGAATCATCAATCAGTGTACATACCCAATAAGCTTGCCGTCCTTCCTCTAAACAGGCTTGTCGAACGCGTTCGACAATATCACTACGCCGGGTATCTGGAATCGCTACTGTCGTGACTGGGGTTCTTCCTGGAGGAAGCTCATCAATCACGGAGGTATCGAGATCGGCGTAAGCAGTCATCGCCAGCGTGCGTGGGATCGGCGTAGCGGTCATGATTAACTGATGTGGATGGAAACCTTGTTGTTCACCTTTCTCACGCAGAGCGAGCCGCTGGTGAACGCCAAAGCGATGTTGTTCATCAATGATGACTAACCCTAAAGAGTGAAAGCTCACTTGTTCTTGGAAGATGGCATGGGTACCGACGACCATCGAGACTTCACCACTCGCGATGGCATCTTGTTGTTGCTGGCGCGCTTTACCTTTTTGCTTACCCGCTAACCAGCCTACTTTGATACCTAGAGGTTCAAACCACTGCTTAAAGGTGTTCGCGTGCTGTTCTGCAAGAATTTCAGTTGGTGCCATTAAGGCAACTTGTTTACCATTTTCAATGGCGCACAGTGCAGCTAATGCTGCTACAAGTGTTTTACCGGAACCGACATCTCCTTGAATTAAACGCATCATTGGGGCATTTTTTTGTAAATCAGTTTCGATTTCTGCTACAACTCGTTTTTGTGCGTTAGTTGGTGAGAACGGCAAATTTGCCAGTAAAGGTGCTTTAAATTTTCCTGATGAAACCAATGGTTCAGCATAGAGTCGTTCATTACCAGCCCGAATGGCGAGCATACTTAAATGGTGAGCCAGTAACTCTTCGAGGATCAAGCGTTTTTGAGCTGGGTGATGCCCTTTTTCCAACTCTTCTAATGAAACATCCGGTGGAGGGGTGTGTAATAGTCGAATGGCATCGGGGAGGCTAATTAGGCTACGGCTGAACTCTTCAGGCAGTAATTCTTGAATATTGCCACTTTCTAGCATGCTTAGTGCTTGTTCCATCACTTTACGCAATGTGGCTTGGCGGACGCCTTCGGTTGTTGGATAAACTGGCGTTAGGTTCTCTTGAAGGGCGATATTATCCGTCTCTTGAGAGACTTTATATTCAGGGTGAATGATTTCAGGCCCTGTATTACCACGACGCACTTCTCCGTAGGCAGTCACTTGGCGACCTTCGGCTAAACTGTTTTTCATCGCCGCTGAAAAATTGAAAAAACGTAGAGTGAGGTTACCTGTACCATCACTGATCAGGCAGGTCATCATCCTTTTACGTCCAAAGACGACTTTGGTTTGTAGAACGAGACCAGTGACAGTGGCAGTTGTGCCGGGCATCAGGTCTTTAATCTGATAAAGACGCGTATGATCTTCATAACGCAGTGGAAAATGCAGAAGCAAGTCCTGAACTGTGTTCAACCCGATTTTACTCATTTTTTCTGACTGGCTGGCACCGATGCCATGAAGTGAAGTCAGTGAAATGGTATTAAGCAGACCACGGTTCATGTTGATTCCTTAACTAAGTTGTTTTCTCTTCATTTTTTCAGAAAGCTGCATTTGTGCCCACCAAGCATCATCGGCTTCTATCTGACCTTGCTGATTGATAAATGGGCGAGGGAGCCCTTTGCGTTTAGCCACTTCAGCCAATACAGGATAGCCGCCTTCAAATAGCCATTCTTGTTGTTCTTGCTCAGATAATAGACTATTTTCTCGGTCATACATGCCCGCGAGTTGGCGCTGACGTTGGGCTTCATACAAAATAAGCGCAGAGGCGACAGAGACATTGAGTGACTGCACCATGCCAACCATTGGGATGATAATATGTTGATCTGCAAGGGCTAATGCCTTATCGGATATACCCGTTTTTTCTTGTCCCACCATAATACAGGTTGGGCGGGTATAATCAATTTCGCGAAAATCGACAGCCGTATCTGACAGATTAGTCACTAAAATCTGCATACCTTGGGATTTTATCTGAGTAATGGCACTTACTGTAGACTGGTGCGGGATGACTTTTACCCAACTATTACTTCCCGCCGCAGAAGAGACGGAGAGTTTAACCTGTTGGTCTGGCCAAATGGCGTGAATTTTGTGGATCCCGACAGCATCAGCACTGCGCACAATTGCAGAAACATTATGAGGCTTATGAATTTCTTCAAGACAGAGTGTTAGGTCGGGCTGCCGCATCGCCATCATTTGGCAAATGCGGCGATAGCGGCGTTCATTCATAGTGAGAGTTCGTGTTTTTAATGATATCGACTAATTACGGTTACGGCTGACGCGTAGAACGTCTGGCATGATACGAATTTTACGCATCACGTTAGCCAATTGAATACGGTTTTTAATCGACAAGCGAATAAAGGCACAGTAAACACGACCATCTTTCTCTTCAGTGTTCATGCTTTGAATACTTGAGTTCGCATCATTGATAGCGGCAGTCAAGTTAGCAAGGGCACCTTGATGGTTTATCATATCGACTTTAATTTCAGCGATAAAATCTGTGTCTGTTTCGGTATCCCATTCAACAGCCATAAATTTATCCGGCTCTTTTTGATAACCACGGATATTGCGGCAAGATTCATGGTGAATAACCAATCCTTTACCAGGGCTAATATGCGCAATAATTGGGTCGCCGGGGATAGGGCGGCAGCATTTTGCAAAGGTGATTAAGACACCATCAGCCCCTTTGATGGACAGCTTATTACGGTTTTCCGTAATCACCGGTTCTTCAACGGCACTTGGCTGAGTACTTTGAGGGTTACTTTGCAAATTGCGAGCTACCACAACACTCATGGCATTACCTAAACCAATTTCGGCAAGTAAATCATCAATAGAGTGGAGCTTCATGCGCGCTAATTCGGCATCAATACTTTCACGGGGGATATCCGTGATTTTGGTGCCTGTACCTAGCGCATGATTGAGCAGGCGACGACCTAAATTAACGGAGTCTTCGCGTTTTAAATTCTTCAGTAACTGACGGATTTTCGCACGCGCTTTTGAACTCACCACAAAGTTCAACCATGCCGCGTTTGGTCGCGCACCCGGCGCAGTAATAATTTCTACCGTTTGACCGCTAGAAAGTGACTGTGAGAGTGGGTAAGGTTGGCGATCAACTCGCGCACCCACACAAGCATGGCCGATGTCAGTATGAACAGCATACGCGAAATCCACCGGAGTCGCGCCTGTTGGCAATTCGACAATACGACCTTCGGGGGTGAAAACGTAAATTTCATCAGGAAAGAGGTCTGATTTTACGCTTTCAATAAATTCAAATGAGCTTCCCGCACTCTGTTGGAGTTCGAGCAAGCTTTGCATCCAACGCTGGGCTTTCACCTGCGCAGTGGTTCCCAACTCGCCTTGTTCTTTATATGCCCAGTGAGCAGCAACACCCATTTCAGCCATTTGGTCCATATCTTCAGTACGAATTTGTACTTCGACAGGAACCCCATGAGGCCCAATTAATGAGGTGTGGAGAGATTGGTAGCCGTTA encodes:
- a CDS encoding type II toxin-antitoxin system HipA family toxin, whose protein sequence is MDDLKNITLEAYIEQKWIDVASIEFSSDFKVSRVNYSFDYALENLNLCDNHSVSINYPTQLFPYDFNKENHFLDDLLPSGASRRFWVQKLDIKNLSTNAQDYILLKYATAAPIGNLRSKESIDDQLEKKELFFTLSDVTERSSDFLDYAHEKGGIAGGATGAGGEAPKLLLRYTDDDHIWIDYHQDYSYRPDDLAYLVKYPRGSRSPIDCDILRTEFHYYHELAALGFNTIETATMKLLESNIPSLWLPRFDIQRSRDVISKPSIQSVYSILNMGPGASLHNEKMIRDLLQLIENNNIKSAFTREEYIAEWINRDLLNVIFGNSDNHGRNTSFILFDNQIKFAPIYDFAPMKADPEGISRTAKWSTQYEQAGEFDYIGIAKSFSDLADVNIIIKEIKRTATQLVGLKERLQKRGVPDSILNMPTFGFDFIPEKLTRWGLV
- a CDS encoding uracil-xanthine permease family protein codes for the protein MNATASEEQNVEKTVQNQSELIYRLEDRPPLPQALFAAGQHLLAMFVAVITPAMLICQALGLPAHDTQRIISMSLFASGIASLIQIRAWGPVGSGLLSIQGTSFNFVAPLIMGGVALKQGGADIPSMMAALFGTLMVAALTEVILSRFLHLARRVITPLVSGVVVMIIGLSLIQVGLTSIGGGYSALADNTFGSPDNLILAGIVLAVIILLTRQKNPYLRVASLVIAMAVGYLAAWWMNMLPTAQASDANQSLITIPEPFYYGLSFDWNLLIPLILIFMVTSLETIGDITATSDVSEQPVRGPLYMKRIKGGVLANGLNSMVSAVFNTFPNSCFGQNNGVIQLTGVASRYVGYLVALMLVILGLFPAVAGFVQQIPEPVLGGATIVMFGTIAASGVRIVSREALNRRAIMIIALSLAVGMGVSQQPLILQFAPDWLKTLFSSGIAAGGLTAIVLNLIFPPEK
- the fabY gene encoding fatty acid biosynthesis protein FabY, whose translation is MYHLRTPKDELEFAAYYQFRWSMLREPFKQPLGSEKDGYDLTAHHQMVVDEKNRILAIGRLYINADNEGAIRFLAVNPVMQGKGLGKLIIMALETIARREGVKRIVSSVREEAVPFFAKMGFESRGEVTGELKTPVRHYLMIKPIETLDQILHRPDWCGELQQAWHKHIPLSEKMGVRIEQYTGKRFVTTMPEAGNQNPHNTIFAGSQFSLATLTGWGMIWLLLQEHQLGGEIVLVDANIRYAKPVSGRPTAVADLSHLSGDLDRLARGSKARVKLEVHVSNAENQVGAVFSGVYMVLPETKKEESA
- the yihX gene encoding glucose-1-phosphatase, with the translated sequence MLYIFDMGNVIIDIDFNRVFDKWSELSGTPSSEIKKRFTFGNIFQLHECGKISDIEFAELLCEEMGITLSFEDFAEGWHSIFISLRPEVIDIMERLREQGHRVVVLSNTNRLHLDYWPEHYPEIAASSDFLYLSQDLGMRKPDPEIFKYVLESEEFEAADAVFFDDVEENVKAAEALGIKGVHVLNKDTVPEYFRTYDFSAEVE
- a CDS encoding AsmA family protein codes for the protein MKGLLRFFGYIFLLLLIVFLACYIALQTRWGAGYASQLLSKFTPYDINAGIMGHQLSEPGKFIFQDIKIESSNKQLELDARQIVVDINWRHIFSGEAIQRLTITQGDLSANFTDNTLPLPLSAKVLQFENSQIQLTQGKNTVQVAGFTGGITPWKPTPENPFGYGDFRFTTSQLTLNSLPFRNVAITGKLQEKITDFSQVSGYLNNGAITGKGKWFADGSIVIDKLSMNKVGWQNDLTFDALFDAINSDRTLQISQLQLTNVDIQGRDWALSGLSSEVDQIALVRGSWSSPKSHINFNVDQLVIQDQQVDTLIGELSIDGDNLNIDKLSGYYNKGIFNLSAIWQRNNKSLTINEGTLAGVLYTLPDNWLSFFAQPAPEWLSTFSIDNFTVTQSLLMNIQPEFPFEFTALSGSVRYVDLIKQKQWGIWKGQATFNADAGTINQVMIRRPLLEIAGSHGRTAVSLSGSVDRGIAKIGLLAQQEPNKAPFELRASGTNIDLGNLNQWGWSGFSPQMWGDFEASLQGDLLASPLASSLNGKLTAKPLQGSTLLRTVIDGHVASGVVAVEQAPESHTAPTENTYPVDRHVPDIVTQ
- a CDS encoding helix-turn-helix transcriptional regulator, which produces MTDKKLEMITEIERIKKQERREELHDLHINRGNSTEQLKLKSHIQNERKPILESRERYYLEISTKLLHGEITIGEGIQQLRKKFLNLNQEQFAKLVGVSRKTISDIENNRGNLSVETLNAITKPFKFRLALVPISFDILKRLSENR
- the dtd gene encoding D-aminoacyl-tRNA deacylase, with protein sequence MIALIQRVTHASVVVDEKTVGQIGPGLLVLLGVEKDDDEQKAKRLCEKVLGYRIFSDEQGKMNLNVQQAGGSLLVVSQFTLAADTKKGMRPSFSGGAEPAKADQLYQYFVEQSRAQGIATETGEFAADMQVNLTNDGPVTFWLQV